TTAAAGGGCGACGAAGACGGTTTCAGGCTCGACAGCTACCCCACCCGAATTGAGGCGGTTATAATTATGCTCCGTCTTACGGGCAGTGAGCAGACGGCGCTTGAGAAAAATCTTCATCACCCGTTTTCCGACGTTCCCGACTGGGCAGGCGCATATGCAGGATATGCCTATGCCTCGTCAATCACGAGCGGAGTATCCGAAAACGAATTCGGCACCGACGAACCGCTTACCGCCGACCAATTTGCAGCATTCGCGCTCCGTGCGCTCGGCTACGACGACGCAAACGGCGATTTCGACGTTGACAGCGCTTTAAAATTTGCATATGATAAAAAAATCATTTCCGCAAAGGTTGACGAAAAGGATTTTAAACGGCGCGACACGGTTTCAATTTTGTATGACATTCTGGGCGCAAAGCTTAAAAATTCCGACACAACGCTTGCAGAAAAGCTTAAAACGCTCGGAGTTTTTACCGACCGGGACGAAATTGAAGCAACAAAAATTATTGCGTCAATCTACTTTGAAAATTAGAAATTTAAAAACGGTACATCTTTAGTCCCACCCCGATAAGGAAACATTGGTTTTGAAATCCGTATTTTAAGTTTATACGTCGTCAAAAAGACACCGTATACGTCAGTATTACGTTGTCTTTTTTTCTTGTCTAAAGCTTAAACTACAATTTTCAAAACTGCTTTGCACCCTGAAAACAAAATTTTTTGACGAAGTTCAAGGCAAAAAAGTGAGTAATCCTGTCGGATTTCGAGCTTTTTTAACGCAGAAATTCGCAAAAAAGATGTTTAACAGGGCAATGCTTCCTTACCGGGTTGGGGCTTTCTGATATACCGTTTTTTTGTGAATTTTTGTAATTTTGTTTATTTTGTTAAATTCCGAAATATTCTTTTGCGTTGTTAAACGAAATGCCCTCGATTATTTCTTTCAAAACATCTTCGTCGTTTGCAAATTCGCCGTTTTCAACCCACGTGCCTATGATATTGCACAAAATTCTGCGGAAATATTCGTGTCTGGGATACGACAAAAAGCTTCGCGAGTCGGTGAGCATACCGATGAACGACGAGAGCGCGCCGAGATTGCCGAGAGCTTTCATCTGCGATACCATACCGTCGATGTTGTCGTTAAACCACCAAGCAGAGCCCATCTGAATTTTGCCCTTCACACCGCCTCCCTGGAAGTTTCCGAGCATTGTTCCGACTGTGTAGTTGTCGGTGGGATTGAGCGAATACAAAACTGTTTTCGGCAGCAAATCGTCTTTGTCAAGTTCGTTCATAAACTGCGACAGTTTTTGCGCGATTTTGTTGTCGTCTATCGAGTCAAAGCCCGCGTCCGCACCGAGTTTTGCAAACATTCTCGAATTGTTGTTTCTAAGCGCCGCAATGTGGAGCTGAAGAACCCAGCCTCGTTTTGCATATTCGCGCGCACAGAAAGTCAAAAATGCGGTTTTGTATTTTTCTTCGTCGTCCGATGAAATTTCACCGCCGTTAAGCGCTTTTGCAAGAATTTCGTCAAGCTCGCCTTCACTCGCTTTTTTAAACGGAACAAAGCTTACCGCGTGGTCGGAAATTTTGCTTCCCATTTTTGCAAAATGATCCATACGGCTTGAAATTGCCTTTTCAAGATCGGCAAATTTTTCAATTTTAACACCGCTCGCCTTTTCCAAAAGCTTTATGTAATCGGCAAAGTCGCTTTTTTCAACGTTCGCCGCCTTGTCGGGACGGAACGCCGGAACAACCTTTACCGAAAAATCTTTGAGTTTTTCGTGATATTCAAGGCTGTCAACGGGGTCGTCGGTCGTGCCGATAAGATAAACATTCGATTTTTCGATAAGTTTCTGTGCGGAAAAATCACCGCTTTTTATAATTTCATTCGCCTTTTTCCAAATTTCGGGCGCGGTTTTTTCGTTCAACGGTTCGTAAATACCGAAAAATCTCTGAAGTTCAAGGTGTGTCCAGTGATAAAGCGGATTTCCTACCGCATATGCCACGCATTTTGCATATGCCAAAAACTTCTCGTAGTCCGACGCGTCACCCGTGCAGTATTTTTCATCAACGCCCATACTGCGCATAAAACGCCATTTGTAATGGTCGCCGTAAAGCCATATTTCGGTTATGTTTTCATATTTTTTATCCTCCGCAATTTCCTTGGGCGAAAGATGACAGTGATAGTCGTAAATCGGCATATTTTTTGCGTAATCTTCGTACAGGTGTTTTGCGGTTTCGTTTTCAAGAAGAAAATCTTCTCCCATAAATTTTTTCATAGTTAACTTCTCCTTTCGGTTGCCTATGTTATAAATATAACACAATAATTTTTAAAATTCATTTAAAATATTGACAGAAAACATTGCAAATATTGATATATTGCTCGAAATTTGTTTGACAAATCGTGAACTTTATTGTAGAATATAAAATGTAGATTTGTGCAAAAATTTGACATTGCACAAAAGAAATTTTAAGGCAGTATGGTGATACGGAGGTTTATTATGACACAAACGGTAGCGGCAGTTTTATTGGCAATTTTCGTGGTTTTTATGGCGGCGATAGGCATTTACACGTCCAAACGCTCGCGCACTATGGAGGGATTTTTGCTCGGAGGCAGAAATATCGGTCCGTGGATCAGTGCATTTGCGTACGGAACGTCGTATTTTTCGGCGGTAATTTTTATCGGCTACGCAGGCAAAACAGGCTGGACGGTAGGCATTGCAGGAATTTGGATAGGCATTTTCAACGCGCTTGTGGGCTGCCTTTTGGCGTGGTTTTTGCTCGCAAAAAGAACGCGTCTTATGTCGCACCATTTGAAAGCGTCCACAATGCCCGAATTTTTTGCGGGACGCTATAATTCAAAAGCTATGAAAATTTACGCGGCGATAATTATATTTGTTTTTCTCGTGCCGTACAGTGCGTCGGTTTACAAAGGCTTGGGATATATGTTTTCGCAGATTTTCCCGATTTTCGGTGAAAACGGAAACACCGTATGTATGCTTATAATCGCGGTTTTGACGGCGGTTTACCTTGTTTTGGGAGGATACGTTGCGGCGGTTGTAACCGACTTTGTTCAGGGAATTATAATGCTTGTCGGCGTGGTTGTTATGTTGGCAATCGTCATCAAAAACCCGATTGTCGGCGGATTTAGCGAAGGTATGAGAAGGCTTTCGGAAATCGTTCCCGAGGGCAAAAGTCTTGTTTCGCTCACGGGCGGAAATATGCTTTCGTTTCTTTCTATGAACGTAATTCTCACAAGTGTGGGAACCTGGGGACTTCCTCAAATGATACATAAATATTACGCTATAAACGACGAAAAAGATATTCCCAAAGCGGCAGTGGTTTCTACCGTTTTCGCG
This genomic stretch from Qingrenia yutianensis harbors:
- a CDS encoding S-layer homology domain-containing protein yields the protein MKKIISALLFTALIFTSALGADGISYDAKKAEVLSQLNILKGDEDGFRLDSYPTRIEAVIIMLRLTGSEQTALEKNLHHPFSDVPDWAGAYAGYAYASSITSGVSENEFGTDEPLTADQFAAFALRALGYDDANGDFDVDSALKFAYDKKIISAKVDEKDFKRRDTVSILYDILGAKLKNSDTTLAEKLKTLGVFTDRDEIEATKIIASIYFEN
- the uxaC gene encoding glucuronate isomerase, whose protein sequence is MKKFMGEDFLLENETAKHLYEDYAKNMPIYDYHCHLSPKEIAEDKKYENITEIWLYGDHYKWRFMRSMGVDEKYCTGDASDYEKFLAYAKCVAYAVGNPLYHWTHLELQRFFGIYEPLNEKTAPEIWKKANEIIKSGDFSAQKLIEKSNVYLIGTTDDPVDSLEYHEKLKDFSVKVVPAFRPDKAANVEKSDFADYIKLLEKASGVKIEKFADLEKAISSRMDHFAKMGSKISDHAVSFVPFKKASEGELDEILAKALNGGEISSDDEEKYKTAFLTFCAREYAKRGWVLQLHIAALRNNNSRMFAKLGADAGFDSIDDNKIAQKLSQFMNELDKDDLLPKTVLYSLNPTDNYTVGTMLGNFQGGGVKGKIQMGSAWWFNDNIDGMVSQMKALGNLGALSSFIGMLTDSRSFLSYPRHEYFRRILCNIIGTWVENGEFANDEDVLKEIIEGISFNNAKEYFGI
- a CDS encoding sodium:solute symporter family transporter; translated protein: MTQTVAAVLLAIFVVFMAAIGIYTSKRSRTMEGFLLGGRNIGPWISAFAYGTSYFSAVIFIGYAGKTGWTVGIAGIWIGIFNALVGCLLAWFLLAKRTRLMSHHLKASTMPEFFAGRYNSKAMKIYAAIIIFVFLVPYSASVYKGLGYMFSQIFPIFGENGNTVCMLIIAVLTAVYLVLGGYVAAVVTDFVQGIIMLVGVVVMLAIVIKNPIVGGFSEGMRRLSEIVPEGKSLVSLTGGNMLSFLSMNVILTSVGTWGLPQMIHKYYAINDEKDIPKAAVVSTVFALVIGIGAYLTGTFGRLYLNNTLPDGGNYDAVVPTMLVTALSGNIFTNIVLGLILLLVLSASMSTLSSVVLTSSSAIVVDLLPAVKRNVNQKHQMILMRSICFVFIAVSFVIASMKIAFIMQLMSFSWGLVAGCFIGPYIWGLYSKKITKCGAWAGLLSGLLTVAGVSIFKMSSLGIKEGFAAAAAISQDLGVIAMAISFVVTPLVSVFTKKIDASYIDGVFSCIKK